In the genome of Maribacter forsetii DSM 18668, the window TACAGCGATTCATGAAAGATTGGATAAACAAAAATCCTAAGCCGGCCATAGGTGACGAGCCAGATAAGTATAATCTGTATTTAGACGGATTAAAAATCTACACTACTATCGACTCTAAAATGCAAGCTAATGCAGAAGAAGCGGTCAATGAGCATATGACTAAATTGCAAGCGGAATTCTTTCATCAGAATACACCAGATAGAAATAAAACAGCTCCTTTCTTAGATATTACTCCAGAGGAAACTAAAGGTATTATGGAACGTGCCATGAAGAATTCTGATCGATGGAAAATTATGAAAGCTGCCGGAAAATCTGAAAAAGAAATTCGCGAGTCTTTTGATAAGAAAACCGAAATGACTGTTTTCGATTGGAAAAGCCCTACCAAAGAAAAAGATACTATTCTTACCCCAAGAGATTCCATTCGTTATTACAAAGCGTTCTTAAGAACGGCAATGATGTCTATGGAGCCACAAACGGGTCATGTAAAAGCATGGGTTGGTGGTATCAATTACAAGCATTTTCAGTATGACAATGTTATACAAGGAGCAAGGCAGGCGGGTTCTACTTTTAAACCTTTTGTATATGCTGCGGCTATAGATCAATTACGACTATCACCTTGTGAAACTCGCCCAGATACGCAATACTGTATTGAAGCTGGTAAACATGGAAATATGGAACCTTGGTGTCCAAGAAATTCTAACCTTAAATATTCCGGTAATAGTTATACGTTGAAAAAGGCACTAGCAAACTCGGTCAATACAGTTACTGCACAATTAATAGATGAGGTTGGTCCAAAATCTGTAGTTAGTATGGTGCGTAACTTAGGTTTGAGCGGAGATATTTTAGAAGTACCTTCAATTGCATTGGGTACTGTAGATGTTAATGTGTATGAAATGGTAGGTGCCTATGGTGCTTTTGCCAACCAAGGGGTGTACGTGAAACCGGTAATGGTAACTCGTATAGAAAATAAAGATGGTACCGTATTATATGAATATGTACCAGAGACTAAAGATGTGTTAAGTAAAGATGTTTCATACGCTATTTTAGATTTAATGAAAGGTGTTACACAAGGTGGGTCAGGTACACGATTACGTACTACTGGCTATAATAAGTGGAGACCAGAGTATGATAAAATAATTACTGGCTACCCTTATAAATTGACAAACCCTATCGCAGGTAAAACAGGTACAACACAAAACAATAGTGATGGTTGGTTTATGGGTATGGTTCCTAATCTAGTTACTGGTGTTTGGGTAGGTGGCGAAGAGAGAGCTGTACATTTTAAAAGTATTACCTATGGTCAAGGGGCCTCTATGGCACTACCTATTTGGGGTTTGTATATGACCAAAAATTATGCAGATGAAGAACTGGGTATTTCCAAAGAAGATTTTGAACGACCAAGCAATATGTCTATTGAAATTGACTGTGAAAAATTTGCTGAAGGTGTTAAAGAAGATAATGATATTGAAGACGACCTAGAAGATTTAGATTTCTAGATGGCATATAGAATGATGTATAAAAGGTCTTAGCATACGCTAAGGCCTTTTTTTATTTTATCCCATTTTAATTCGGTATTTTAGTGACAAGATAATTAACGACAAAATGATACGTAAAACAGTAGCAAATGTAACTGAGGCTTTGGCAGGTGTACAAGACGGAATGACCTTTATGTTGGGTGGTTTTGGACTTTGTGGTATTCCTGAAAATGCAATTAGTGAATTAGTAAGATTAGGAGTAAAGGATATTACTTGTATTTCTAATAATGCGGGAGTAGACGATTTTGGCTTGGGATTATTGTTGCATCAACATCAAATTAAAAAAATGGTGTCTTCTTATGTGGGGGAGAATGATGAATTTGAACGACAAATGTTAAGTGGTGAGCTGGAAGTGGAACTTACGCCGCAAGGTACTCTTGCAGAAAAGTGTAGAGCTGCACAAGCAGGTTTTCCTGCATTTTTCACTCCGGCCGGTTATGGTACCGAAGTAGCAGAAGGAAAAGAAGTACGGGAGTTTAATGGTAAAATGCATATTCTAGAAGAAGCCTTTAAGGCAGATTTTGCTTTTGTAAAGGCATGGAAAGGTGATGCTGCCGGTAACTTGATATTTAAAGGAACAGCAAGAAATTTTAATCCTTGTATGTGCGGGGCTGCAACAATTACTGTAGCCGAGGTTGAAGAATTGGTGCCAGAGGGTGAATTAGACCCAAATCAAATCCATA includes:
- a CDS encoding transglycosylase domain-containing protein yields the protein MAKQVKKKTTNSFSKFILWFWILFASGIAIVALIFLSASWGLFGELPPYEYLENPQTNLASQIISSDGNLLGKFYLDDNRTDVKFDELPDNLVNALIATEDARFKDHSGIDARGTVRAFAYLGSKGGASTISQQLARQLFVGVRSRSKFDAVKQKIKEWVLAIRLERSYTKEEIISMYFNIYDFGNNADGIRSAARIYFGKEPKDLKVEESAMLVGMFKNSSLFNPMRREEMVKDRRDVVLAQMAKYDYITEVEKDSLQAMKMDINYNPETHSVGLATYFRMYLQRFMKDWINKNPKPAIGDEPDKYNLYLDGLKIYTTIDSKMQANAEEAVNEHMTKLQAEFFHQNTPDRNKTAPFLDITPEETKGIMERAMKNSDRWKIMKAAGKSEKEIRESFDKKTEMTVFDWKSPTKEKDTILTPRDSIRYYKAFLRTAMMSMEPQTGHVKAWVGGINYKHFQYDNVIQGARQAGSTFKPFVYAAAIDQLRLSPCETRPDTQYCIEAGKHGNMEPWCPRNSNLKYSGNSYTLKKALANSVNTVTAQLIDEVGPKSVVSMVRNLGLSGDILEVPSIALGTVDVNVYEMVGAYGAFANQGVYVKPVMVTRIENKDGTVLYEYVPETKDVLSKDVSYAILDLMKGVTQGGSGTRLRTTGYNKWRPEYDKIITGYPYKLTNPIAGKTGTTQNNSDGWFMGMVPNLVTGVWVGGEERAVHFKSITYGQGASMALPIWGLYMTKNYADEELGISKEDFERPSNMSIEIDCEKFAEGVKEDNDIEDDLEDLDF
- a CDS encoding CoA transferase subunit A, with amino-acid sequence MIRKTVANVTEALAGVQDGMTFMLGGFGLCGIPENAISELVRLGVKDITCISNNAGVDDFGLGLLLHQHQIKKMVSSYVGENDEFERQMLSGELEVELTPQGTLAEKCRAAQAGFPAFFTPAGYGTEVAEGKEVREFNGKMHILEEAFKADFAFVKAWKGDAAGNLIFKGTARNFNPCMCGAATITVAEVEELVPEGELDPNQIHIPGIFVQRIFQGKDYEKRIEQRTVRQK